Proteins encoded within one genomic window of Fusarium musae strain F31 chromosome 4, whole genome shotgun sequence:
- a CDS encoding hypothetical protein (EggNog:ENOG41~MEROPS:MER0013629), which translates to MATNTSPQQPRGRLRDVIPEAHLGFWSPGPKNGITDVPGVLAHTTTIRDESGQINTGLTTILPRRDWFHKACHAGVFRLNGSGEMTGTHWIEESGLLHSPILITNSFAVGQCYTGIYKYAIEHYGKGEEGIDWFLLPVVAETFDGHLNDLRRFAVTPEHVVHAITNASEEPIAEGNVGGGTGMLCHGGKGGTGTSSRIVPGQNETSYTVAALVQANYGRLQHLHITGVPVGRILQKRRAKDEASAAHDKAYNDAKDKKDGSIIVILATDAPLLPGQLQRLAKRATIGLARVGSYAHNPSGDLFLAFSTAAEIPVQPVPGEDRVIDPFKPELIDVEATDNKTINGLFEAAADATEEAIYNALCMAETMTGNMGRTVEALPLQATREIIAKFKEAEDSFE; encoded by the coding sequence ATGGCAACGAATACATCCCCTCAACAGCCCCGCGGCAGGCTCCGCGATGTCATACCAGAAGCACATCTCGGGTTCTGGTCACCTGGTCCTAAAAATGGCATCACAGATGTCCCCGGCGTCCTTGCCCACACGACCACTATTCGTGATGAGAGCGGTCAAATCAACACAGGATTAACCACCATCCTCCCTCGGAGAGACTGGTTCCACAAGGCCTGTCATGCCGGCGTCTTCCGTCTCAACGGATCTGGAGAAATGACTGGGACACACTGGATCGAAGAAAGCGGTCTCTTGCACTCGCCgattctcatcaccaacagcttTGCCGTTGGGCAGTGTTATACCGGCATCTACAAGTACGCAATTGAACATTATGGAAAAGGCGAGGAGGGCATCGATTGGTTTCTGCTTCCAGTCGTCGCTGAGACGTTTGACGGGCATCTCAACGATCTGAGACGGTTTGCTGTGACGCCGGAGCACGTAGTGCACGCCATCACCAATGCCTCCGAGGAGCCAATTGCTGAGGGCAACGTGGGCGGCGGGACAGGTATGCTGTGCCATGGGGGCAAAGGCGGCACCGGAACCAGCAGTAGGATCGTGCCCGGGCAGAACGAGACGTCTTATACGGTTGCCGCTCTTGTCCAGGCCAACTATGGGAGACTACAGCATCTGCACATAACAGGCGTCCCAGTCGGACGAATCCTACAAAAGAGAAGGGCAAAAGACGAAGCCTCCGCTGCTCATGACAAAGCGTACAACGACgcaaaagacaagaaagacGGGTCCATTATCGTCATACTAGCCACGGATGCACCGCTTCTTCCTGGCCAGCTCCAGCGATTGGCCAAGCGAGCGACCATAGGCCTTGCGCGAGTGGGCAGCTACGCTCACAACCCTTCCGGTGATCTATTTCTTGCATTTTCTACGGCTGCTGAGATCCCTGTGCAGCCAGTCCCTGGCGAGGATAGAGTGATTGATCCTTTCAAACCTGAGCTGATTGATGTAGAGGCGACTGATAACAAGACTATCAATGGGCTTTTTGAAGCAGCGGCTGATGCTACGGAGGAGGCTATATATAATGCGCTTTGTATGGCTGAGACGATGACGGGC